A window of Streptomyces sp. NBC_01142 genomic DNA:
TGGGGCTGCTGATACACCGGCTGCCCGTACTCGTCGTAGCCGATGATCTGCGGCTGCTGGTAGTACGGGTCGTACGGATTCTGCTGGTCGTTCACCGGTGCCCCTCTCCGTGGCTCATTCGCCGCGGTACAACTGGCGCTTGTCGATGTAGCGCACCACACCGTCCGGCACCAGATACCAGACCGGATCGCCCTTGGCGACCCTCGCCCGGCAGTCGGTGGACGAGATGGCCAGTGCCGGGACCTCCACCAGAGAGACCCCGCCCTCGGGCAGTCCGTCGTCCGTCAGGTCGTGACCCGGACGAGTCACACCGATGAAGTGGGCGAGCGAGAACAGCTCGGGTGCGTTCCGCCAGCCGAGGATCTGGGAGAGCGCGTCGGCTCCGGTGATGAAGAAAAGATCCGCGTCGTCATTGAGGGAGCGCAGGTCCCGCAGCGTATCGATCGTGTACGTCGGCCCGCCGCGGTCGATATCGATACGGCTCACCGAGAACTGCGGGTTGGACGCCGTGGCGATGACCGTCATCAGATAGCGGTCCTCGGCCGGAGAGACCGCCCTGTGAGTCTTCTGCCACGGCTGCCCGGTCGGTACGAACACCACCTCGTCGAGGTGGAA
This region includes:
- the nadD gene encoding nicotinate-nucleotide adenylyltransferase, whose translation is MGEQEVSRGSVSGRRRIGVMGGTFDPIHHGHLVAASEVAALFHLDEVVFVPTGQPWQKTHRAVSPAEDRYLMTVIATASNPQFSVSRIDIDRGGPTYTIDTLRDLRSLNDDADLFFITGADALSQILGWRNAPELFSLAHFIGVTRPGHDLTDDGLPEGGVSLVEVPALAISSTDCRARVAKGDPVWYLVPDGVVRYIDKRQLYRGE